A stretch of DNA from Glycine max cultivar Williams 82 chromosome 18, Glycine_max_v4.0, whole genome shotgun sequence:
CTTTTTCCATCTTTATATCTCTTCCCAATAGAACCAAATATCCAAAGTTGAATTCAGAGTGTTAATTAGGAACTTATGCAGTAGCCACACTCCCACATATCTTCCAACAGGGTGGGGCAATGCACATGAATGGGTTCCTCACTCCAGCCTGTCTACAAGAAATAGCTCCAAATTGCAGATCAGATCTGGTTCCACCCTAACACTTTTCTAGTCATAGTTGTATTTTGGCCGAtctagcagcagcagcagctgcTGTGTCTCTGACACATTATGCTATACAATGAGACACCCATGAGCTTATTAAATAACCATGAATCAGgaacttaattaataataacgCTTTTTCACCCCACCGACACCCCCAAAAAGTACTAAGCAACTAGATCTTGGCATTTATTTTCCTAGCAGAGATAAATTATGCTTGATCCCAACCCCCGATTTTCCGTATGCACCGTATCATTCTATCCGTATAGACCCACATGACCCACCCACTAGTCTCATCTTAGCCATGCAGGGACATCAACGATATTAGTAATTCATACCCACTTGCATACTTATTAAACTGTTAATTACTAATTTAgttcaattttcaattcattttctcATGTATGTCATCATTTAATAACACACCAGCATGACACTGTGATAGCTAatcatcattaattaataattagctAGAATCCTATACAGTTTTGCGTTAGTCGGTGACAAAAGTTAAGTGATGTAATTTAAGAGCATATAGATgtacttaatttattaataataatagccTTATATATTCATCATAATCCATTTATATGTCTGAACAATAAAAaagctattatatatatatatatatactcactTTCTTTTCCATCTTgcactatttttttatctctttatatttttcattatatcattttattaatttctttctctttctttattatttccCTGTATTATCTCCTTTCTTCAACCAATACACCTAGGAAAACAATATTTAGTGAGTGTAGACTATTATAACTCCCATTAACTCCACATGATACATAAACCTTTTTCGATACAACACATGATGaataattaagtattattaatttttcttaaaatataaaatttaaacattagtATAAACATTGGTTAGGACTATAAATGAATAGTAGTGTAAGATAACCTAAAAAGTTCTCCAAATTTAGggaatactttatttttttctaaaaagaatAGATGCAAACTCTTAGTCAAAagtcaatttttattaatttgtagtcatttggaaaaaaaaaaaactctcagcTAGAATTGatgaaaaacacacaaaaaaaataaggaattaactataacaaattaaaagtaGAAAGCTAGAATTTATTTAGTGTTAATGAAAAGTGAAGTTGGTCCACTGCATCACATCCATGACTCCTTTGGATGatgtttaaattagttttttcatgtgctttgtttctttactttatttattaattatcattaatttaccTAAAACAGGAGCATACGCAACTACACGGCTCGAAGGAACCTGAACTTCTTCTCATGCGGGTCCGGGAACCCAATCGACGACTGCTGGCGGTGCGACAAGCGGTGGTACGCCCGCCGCAAGCGCCTAGCCAACTGCGGCATCGGTTTCGGCCGCAACGCCATCGGCGGCCGCGACGGGCGCTACTACGTCGTGTCGGACCCCGGCGACGACGACCCAGTCAACCCGAAACCCGGCACCCTCCGGCACGCCGTGATCCAGGACCGCCCCCTCTGGATCGTGTTCAAGCGCGACATGGTCATAACCTTAAAGCAAGAACTCATCATGAACAGCTTCAAGACCATCGACGGCCGCGGCGTGAACGTCCACATCGCTTATGGTGCGTGCATCACCATACAGTTCGTCACCAACGTGATCATCCATGGGTTGCATATTCATGACTGCAAGGTGACTGGGAACGCCATGGTTCGGAGCTCTCCTTCGCATTATGGTTGGAGGACCCTTGCTGATGGAGATGGGATCTCCATCTTTGGCTCGAGTCATATTTGGATTGATCATAACTCGCTGTCGAATTGCGCTGATGGGCTTGTGGATGCTGTTATGGGGTCCACTGCTATTACTATTTCCAACAACTACTTCACCCACCACAACGAGGTATGTATATAACATTGGTTGATTCATTCTCAATTCTTAGCTTTCAATTACAATGTTCCTTTTGgttgaagtattttttatattcctcATGTTTAATTGAGTTCATAATTGTTCAGGTTATGCTACTGGGTCACAGTGACTCTTATGTCCGCGACAAGCAGATGCAAGTAACCATTGCTTACAACCATTTTGGGGAGGGACTTATCCAAAGAATGCCCAGGTAACTAACATCGATCTTTAAAGCAAGCAACTTTTATTAAGACCTTAATTTTTAATGACTTTCACTGTAAAATTTGTGAAACAATTAGAAACACTTGAACATgagtaattataataaaaataaataattttattatatgtgacagtaatctaaataaaatatctttacaTTATCGACacgttttaattaaaatttatcattaattattttttattttttgagagagGCGGTGTCAGATATTAGTATTCTTGAGTATTTGATTGGTGTCATGAGCCTTGGGCCCGATTGTTTGATGTTTTCTTTTGGGTTCTTGGAAGCCCATTTAAATTTTGACAGACTCAAAAAGGAGGTTCATCTAATAGTCCAAATAAAAGGTCCATTAAGTGAAAACTTTGACAAATAGACCAATTTCTAGTACtatgaagaaaaaaggaaaaaattacaGTTTCCAGCTCATGTCACGTGTCTAGCCTCTTAGGAGTCACCTCTGTGATgggagaaattattatatagtcCTGCATCATCATagtcttagccaatctttttataacacataattaagtttaattaacTACTTTTTCATAAATTGAAAACATTTAGATATGTTTTCAATTCTCTATAgttacataaaaaattgaaggtCATAGGCATGTAATGATTCGAACCTTATATAATAATCATAGATTATGTATCTTGTGCTAACAATGGATGAATTATTGATAATGCAGGTGCAGGCATGGGTATTTCCACGTG
This window harbors:
- the LOC100809277 gene encoding probable pectate lyase 8, encoding MKVLSPKLFTLSILLAALVLASANAVSGNEMQKHEATESRDVVEEEKLQVQSLKNSSMAERSGSALNEHAVDNPEEIASMVDESIRNYTARRNLNFFSCGSGNPIDDCWRCDKRWYARRKRLANCGIGFGRNAIGGRDGRYYVVSDPGDDDPVNPKPGTLRHAVIQDRPLWIVFKRDMVITLKQELIMNSFKTIDGRGVNVHIAYGACITIQFVTNVIIHGLHIHDCKVTGNAMVRSSPSHYGWRTLADGDGISIFGSSHIWIDHNSLSNCADGLVDAVMGSTAITISNNYFTHHNEVMLLGHSDSYVRDKQMQVTIAYNHFGEGLIQRMPRCRHGYFHVVNNDYTHWVMYAIGGSANPTINSQGNRYLAPLNPFAKEVTKRVDTGSSVWKSWNWRSEGDLLLNGAFFTSSGAGAAASYARASSLGAKSSSLVGTITSGAGVLNCRRGAMC